In one window of Methanosarcina vacuolata Z-761 DNA:
- a CDS encoding endonuclease dU: MNSDFHIKPEIRILGIDDSALLTEKVMIVGAVFRGGDWIDGVLRSEITKDGLDATEVICNMIKKSKHYGQIRTVILDGITYGGFNVVDIQTLYRETGIPVVVVMRSYPDFEKIKSALKYFQDGEERWTIIKRAGKIERIPGEKSSIYIQRAGIGMETVKKIIRLTSIRSNIPEPLRVAHLIATGIILGESRGKA, from the coding sequence GTGAATTCAGATTTTCATATCAAGCCCGAAATTCGAATTTTAGGTATAGACGATTCTGCACTCCTCACTGAAAAAGTGATGATAGTCGGGGCTGTTTTTCGAGGAGGAGATTGGATTGACGGGGTTCTTCGCTCCGAAATCACAAAGGATGGGCTTGATGCTACTGAAGTTATCTGTAATATGATAAAGAAGAGTAAACATTACGGCCAGATAAGAACGGTTATTCTCGATGGAATCACTTATGGAGGCTTTAATGTTGTCGATATACAGACGCTTTACAGGGAAACCGGAATTCCTGTAGTTGTGGTTATGCGGTCCTATCCGGATTTCGAGAAAATAAAATCCGCTCTCAAATATTTCCAGGATGGAGAGGAACGGTGGACTATAATAAAGCGGGCCGGAAAAATAGAAAGAATTCCCGGTGAAAAGAGTTCTATTTATATTCAGAGGGCAGGCATAGGCATGGAGACTGTTAAAAAGATTATCCGGCTTACCTCAATAAGAAGCAATATTCCTGAACCTTTGAGGGTTGCCCACCTGATTGCGACAGGTATTATCCTGGGAGAATCCAGAGGAAAAGCGTAA
- a CDS encoding proteasome-activating nucleotidase, giving the protein MNLNIIRSSMTESTKSKDESMRSHLGKPGPVYDGIEPGELGEVTESVQDRMRQLESRNSYLEEQCSQIESEKRYLENQKIKYEREIRKLQSELDRMKTSPLIIGTVIDVIKNDRIIVRSSNGPQFLVNVSQYIDEKKLLPGAKVALNQHTLAIAEVIPSTEEPFVAAMEVLESVEVDYDQIGGLDEQIQELQEAVELPLIEPERFARIGIDPPKGVLLYGLPGTGKTLLAKAVAHRTNATFIRVVGSELVQKYIGDGSKLVREIFEMARKKAPSIIFIDELDSIAARRLNETTGADREVQRTLMQLLAEMDGFDKRKNIRIVAATNRPDVLDPAILRPGRFDRLVHVPMPGVEARGKILEIHCEKMTLAGDIDFKRLAKATEGMSGADLKAIATEAGMFAVRKDKELIEMADFLEAVDKVSMAADTQKMMPASLPETMFV; this is encoded by the coding sequence ATGAACTTAAATATTATTCGGAGCTCCATGACGGAAAGTACTAAAAGTAAGGATGAAAGCATGCGCAGTCACCTTGGTAAGCCCGGACCTGTGTATGACGGAATCGAGCCTGGGGAGCTGGGGGAAGTAACTGAAAGCGTCCAGGACCGAATGAGGCAACTTGAAAGCCGAAATAGTTATCTAGAAGAGCAGTGCAGCCAGATTGAATCTGAAAAACGTTATCTGGAAAACCAAAAGATAAAATACGAACGAGAAATACGAAAGCTGCAGTCTGAACTCGATCGGATGAAGACCTCTCCGCTCATTATTGGTACGGTTATTGATGTAATTAAGAACGATAGGATAATTGTCCGAAGCAGCAACGGACCTCAGTTTCTGGTTAATGTCTCACAGTATATCGATGAGAAAAAACTGCTGCCTGGGGCAAAGGTTGCCCTGAACCAGCATACGCTTGCCATTGCCGAGGTTATTCCATCTACAGAAGAACCTTTTGTTGCTGCAATGGAAGTCCTCGAAAGCGTAGAAGTGGACTATGACCAGATAGGCGGTCTTGATGAGCAAATACAGGAACTTCAGGAAGCTGTCGAACTTCCTCTCATTGAGCCGGAACGCTTTGCTCGGATAGGTATCGATCCTCCTAAGGGAGTTCTTCTTTATGGACTTCCGGGAACAGGCAAAACCCTGCTTGCGAAAGCTGTGGCTCACAGAACCAATGCAACCTTTATCAGAGTTGTAGGCTCTGAACTCGTGCAAAAATACATTGGGGACGGTTCCAAACTCGTAAGAGAAATCTTTGAAATGGCCCGGAAAAAGGCTCCAAGTATTATTTTCATTGATGAGCTTGACTCAATTGCTGCAAGGCGTTTGAATGAAACGACGGGAGCAGACCGTGAGGTTCAGAGGACGCTTATGCAACTGCTGGCAGAGATGGATGGCTTTGACAAAAGAAAAAATATCAGGATTGTTGCAGCAACAAACCGTCCTGATGTCCTTGACCCGGCAATTCTCAGGCCAGGTCGATTTGACAGGCTTGTCCATGTCCCAATGCCCGGAGTAGAGGCCAGAGGAAAGATTCTTGAAATCCACTGTGAGAAAATGACTCTTGCAGGAGATATTGACTTTAAGAGGCTTGCAAAAGCTACCGAAGGAATGAGTGGAGCGGATCTGAAGGCAATCGCCACTGAAGCAGGTATGTTTGCGGTCAGGAAAGACAAAGAACTGATTGAGATGGCAGATTTCCTCGAAGCAGTGGATAAAGTCTCTATGGCTGCAGATACGCAGAAAATGATGCCTGCCAGTCTCCCCGAAACCATGTTCGTGTAA
- a CDS encoding multiprotein bridging factor aMBF1 translates to MQCEICGAEIRGKPICITIDNSELQVCQKCAPYGKPVDKRTPVSRKVSPVVRTVTRTVNRPKKDFFDILKDELLDNYDQIIRDAREAKGWSQEDLAENIKEKVSLIKKIERSEIVPEDSVRKKLEHALDIKLTERVEGSGQEVSHLKKDMTLGDIVKIKRK, encoded by the coding sequence ATGCAGTGCGAAATATGTGGTGCAGAGATCCGCGGAAAGCCTATATGCATTACAATTGATAACAGCGAGCTCCAGGTCTGCCAAAAATGTGCTCCTTACGGTAAACCCGTTGATAAGCGAACTCCCGTGTCAAGAAAAGTCTCTCCGGTGGTTCGAACAGTAACACGAACTGTAAATAGGCCAAAAAAGGATTTTTTCGATATCTTGAAAGACGAACTCCTGGACAACTATGATCAGATTATCCGGGACGCCAGAGAAGCAAAAGGCTGGTCACAGGAAGACCTGGCTGAAAATATCAAAGAAAAAGTATCTTTAATCAAAAAGATAGAACGCAGCGAAATAGTGCCAGAGGACTCCGTCCGGAAGAAACTCGAACACGCTCTTGACATCAAACTTACGGAACGTGTAGAGGGTTCAGGACAGGAAGTTTCTCACCTAAAGAAAGATATGACCCTCGGAGATATAGTGAAAATAAAAAGAAAGTAA
- a CDS encoding TatD family hydrolase, whose product MSAKIPITDNHMHIDFRSRGLEAVKDFKNSGGTHIILVTKPSWSLGITVNKPEDYIQVFDETIKIASKIRELGVGVFPVLGVHPAEISRLTEYLELQEATEIMKKGLELASGYVEKGLAVGIKSGRPHYPVPAEVWTASNEVMEYAFSLGKEQDCAVQLHTESVGEPELQDIAERARKTGIKMYKVVKHYSPPLVKTCEELGLFPGVISVKGAIEHAIEEGTRFMMETDYIDDPDRPGAVLGPKTVPRRTIKLMETYGEEPFWVIHKENPEKVYEIEIEI is encoded by the coding sequence ATGTCTGCAAAAATACCTATTACCGATAATCACATGCATATCGACTTCAGATCCAGGGGGCTCGAAGCAGTAAAGGATTTCAAGAACTCTGGAGGAACTCATATAATTCTGGTCACCAAACCTAGCTGGTCGCTTGGAATAACAGTCAACAAACCTGAAGACTACATTCAGGTTTTTGACGAAACTATAAAAATAGCGTCAAAAATCAGGGAGCTGGGAGTTGGAGTTTTTCCTGTACTGGGTGTCCATCCTGCAGAAATCTCAAGGCTTACCGAGTATCTGGAACTGCAGGAAGCTACAGAGATCATGAAGAAAGGACTTGAACTTGCCTCAGGATATGTTGAAAAGGGGCTTGCCGTAGGGATAAAGTCAGGGCGCCCTCATTACCCTGTGCCTGCAGAAGTATGGACAGCTTCGAATGAGGTTATGGAGTATGCTTTTTCCCTGGGGAAAGAACAGGATTGTGCGGTCCAGCTTCATACCGAAAGCGTGGGAGAACCTGAACTTCAGGATATAGCAGAGAGGGCGAGAAAAACAGGAATTAAAATGTACAAAGTTGTCAAACACTATTCTCCACCTCTGGTAAAAACCTGTGAGGAACTTGGGCTTTTTCCAGGAGTGATTTCGGTAAAAGGGGCAATCGAACACGCGATTGAAGAAGGTACACGGTTCATGATGGAAACCGATTATATTGACGACCCTGACAGACCAGGCGCAGTACTAGGCCCGAAAACAGTTCCAAGAAGAACCATTAAACTGATGGAAACGTATGGGGAAGAACCTTTCTGGGTTATTCATAAAGAAAATCCTGAAAAGGTATATGAGATCGAAATTGAGATTTAA
- a CDS encoding isocitrate/isopropylmalate dehydrogenase family protein — translation MSKTAAVIKGDGVGPELVDAMLKVTEAAGTDVEFVMCEAGAGWWEKHGGNSLIPDETWDILDSSDACFKGPTTTPGGIGSPRSVAVSIRSKYNLYANVRPIKTFPNSSAPLGDVEMICVREGTEGLYIGEEIQLTDDVAIAIRKITRTASNKIASYAFEEAKRRGYDAVVPIHKSNILKLTCGSFLEEVEKVGQNYPGIEIWPYHIDNIAQQLIKNPQIFNKKVLLSTNLFMDVISEECSALVGSIGLIYSANIGDSFAMFEPAHGSAPKYAGQDKVNPVATVLAGAWMLDYLGEKEKSEAIFTATKRVISEGKYVTYDLGGNAKLSQMANEIAKYTAEILK, via the coding sequence ATGAGTAAAACCGCAGCAGTAATCAAAGGTGACGGGGTAGGCCCCGAGCTTGTAGATGCAATGCTTAAAGTAACAGAAGCCGCTGGCACAGACGTTGAATTTGTTATGTGCGAAGCAGGAGCCGGCTGGTGGGAAAAGCATGGAGGAAACTCCCTTATTCCGGATGAGACATGGGACATCCTTGACAGTTCAGACGCCTGTTTTAAAGGGCCGACAACCACACCCGGAGGGATAGGCTCTCCAAGAAGTGTGGCTGTATCTATAAGAAGTAAGTATAATCTATATGCAAATGTCAGACCAATAAAGACTTTCCCCAATTCAAGTGCTCCTCTTGGAGATGTGGAAATGATTTGTGTGCGCGAGGGCACAGAAGGCCTTTATATAGGAGAGGAAATCCAGCTTACAGATGATGTTGCAATTGCAATTCGTAAAATCACACGCACAGCATCCAACAAGATTGCCAGCTATGCTTTCGAGGAAGCAAAGAGAAGAGGCTATGACGCTGTTGTGCCCATCCATAAGAGCAATATTCTGAAACTGACATGCGGCTCTTTCTTAGAAGAGGTAGAAAAAGTTGGGCAGAATTATCCAGGTATCGAGATCTGGCCTTATCACATAGACAACATTGCCCAGCAACTGATAAAGAACCCGCAGATATTCAATAAAAAGGTTCTTCTTTCTACAAACCTCTTTATGGACGTAATAAGTGAGGAATGCTCAGCCCTGGTAGGCAGTATTGGGCTGATCTACTCTGCCAATATCGGGGACTCTTTCGCAATGTTTGAACCTGCTCACGGGTCAGCTCCAAAGTATGCAGGCCAGGACAAGGTTAATCCTGTCGCAACCGTACTTGCAGGCGCATGGATGCTTGATTACCTTGGCGAAAAGGAAAAATCCGAAGCGATATTTACAGCTACAAAACGCGTAATTTCCGAAGGTAAGTATGTAACTTACGATCTCGGAGGCAATGCAAAACTCAGTCAGATGGCTAATGAGATTGCAAAGTATACGGCAGAAATTCTCAAATAA
- a CDS encoding homocitrate synthase/isopropylmalate synthase family protein gives MKVYESYEDLPKLKLPYGNDVYISDSTIRDGSQMPGIVLSREHKLQIYEYLHEIGIEKLEAFVFNKRDRDAVDLMLDIGYEFPEITGWARASRADIDKILEVDGLKETGILMSVSDTHIFSKMKLSGREEAEEKYLDALQYAVDHGLRTRAHLEDMTRADNYGFVFPLVENIIEIDPDCIIRVCDTVGYGMPFVSVDEPYGIPKIVQHLKEEIGVKNIETHIHDDYGFGSASSIAGYWHGANWTSVTFLGIGERAGNSEMEKILLFLRDRVEGFEKYNLEPVTRFARFMEKELGLRVPRNKAVVGNNIFAHESGIHAAGVLKNPFNYEPYPPELVGGKRLLLIGDSSGLEVIRYKIQETLNDLLDIETIVEKDDPRLLNIQNEIQNLYDNEERVSCISDEELLGYVEKYFLYQPICNPGRTGRGKLKNKAKITDSDKKK, from the coding sequence ATGAAAGTTTACGAATCATATGAAGATCTGCCCAAACTAAAGCTGCCCTATGGAAATGACGTGTACATAAGTGACAGCACTATCCGTGATGGTTCCCAGATGCCGGGAATCGTCCTTAGCAGAGAACACAAGCTCCAAATCTATGAGTATCTGCACGAGATAGGAATCGAAAAACTTGAGGCCTTCGTATTCAATAAGAGGGATAGAGATGCTGTAGATCTAATGCTTGATATAGGGTATGAGTTTCCCGAAATCACAGGCTGGGCAAGAGCTTCAAGAGCCGATATAGACAAAATTCTCGAAGTTGATGGGCTAAAAGAAACAGGAATCCTGATGTCTGTGTCGGATACGCATATTTTTTCCAAGATGAAACTCTCAGGCAGGGAAGAAGCCGAAGAGAAATATCTGGATGCCCTTCAGTATGCAGTCGACCACGGACTTCGTACACGGGCTCACCTCGAAGATATGACAAGAGCAGACAATTATGGCTTTGTTTTCCCGCTAGTTGAAAATATTATCGAAATCGACCCTGACTGTATTATCCGGGTCTGTGATACTGTCGGATACGGGATGCCCTTCGTTAGTGTCGATGAGCCTTATGGAATCCCGAAAATTGTGCAGCACCTCAAAGAAGAAATCGGGGTAAAAAATATAGAAACCCATATTCATGACGATTACGGGTTCGGGTCAGCAAGTTCCATTGCAGGTTACTGGCACGGAGCTAACTGGACAAGCGTAACTTTCCTGGGTATAGGAGAACGTGCAGGAAATAGCGAGATGGAAAAAATCCTGCTTTTCCTGAGAGATAGGGTAGAAGGTTTTGAAAAATATAACCTTGAACCAGTTACACGCTTTGCAAGATTCATGGAAAAAGAATTGGGACTGCGGGTTCCCAGGAACAAAGCCGTGGTCGGGAATAATATTTTCGCTCACGAATCCGGAATACATGCTGCAGGCGTCCTTAAAAATCCCTTTAACTATGAGCCTTACCCTCCAGAACTGGTAGGAGGAAAGCGGCTCCTGCTTATAGGTGACTCTTCGGGTCTGGAAGTTATCCGTTATAAAATTCAGGAGACCTTAAATGACCTTCTTGATATTGAAACCATTGTGGAAAAAGACGACCCCAGACTTCTGAATATCCAGAACGAAATCCAGAATCTCTATGATAATGAAGAGAGGGTTTCCTGCATATCAGATGAAGAGCTTCTGGGTTATGTCGAAAAATATTTTCTTTACCAGCCCATCTGCAATCCGGGACGCACAGGTCGAGGAAAATTGAAAAATAAAGCAAAGATAACCGATTCTGATAAAAAAAAGTGA
- the cbiT gene encoding precorrin-6Y C5,15-methyltransferase (decarboxylating) subunit CbiT, producing the protein MSEIISVSGGPTKPEIIAVSLSKLGLRDGDRFADVGCGTGSISIEATKLARNLTIYAIDARKEALRATEMNFKNFNIKNARILAGEASDLLSSESFTDTIDCAFVGGTKNIGSVLETLVKKKARSIVVNAVRIETVVRTIEAMKKLGIFDEVVHISVSRSAPIAGETMFKPENPVYIIVGKKQN; encoded by the coding sequence ATGTCCGAAATAATAAGCGTTAGCGGCGGTCCGACAAAACCTGAAATCATTGCTGTGTCCCTTTCCAAACTCGGGCTGCGGGACGGAGATCGGTTTGCAGATGTAGGCTGCGGTACGGGATCGATATCGATTGAAGCCACAAAACTTGCCCGGAACCTCACTATCTATGCGATAGATGCCCGAAAAGAGGCTCTGAGAGCCACTGAAATGAATTTCAAAAATTTCAATATAAAAAATGCCCGGATTTTAGCTGGCGAGGCCTCGGATCTACTGAGTTCGGAAAGTTTTACTGATACTATTGACTGTGCTTTTGTCGGCGGGACAAAAAATATTGGTTCTGTGCTTGAGACCCTTGTTAAGAAAAAAGCTAGAAGTATTGTGGTAAACGCAGTCCGAATAGAAACAGTTGTCAGGACAATTGAGGCAATGAAAAAACTTGGAATTTTTGATGAAGTAGTCCATATTTCGGTTTCGAGAAGTGCACCAATTGCCGGCGAAACAATGTTTAAACCTGAAAACCCGGTATACATCATTGTTGGAAAAAAGCAAAACTGA
- a CDS encoding cobalt-factor II C(20)-methyltransferase, with the protein MLIGVGLGPGDPELLTLKAVNVLKNSDKVYVPGRLAKDLVAPYADAEILEFPMIRDIEVLNSLWKENADRIAEEAREGNVAFGLIGDPNFFSTFSHLKKVMRKHYPDVELATIPGISSITSFAARTDVAVESSFEVSDGSEIGYMIHLKATKPKSIVKQLETEGYTEFIFAEKLFSDNELIIRKKEEIPEKGNYFSIIYGKK; encoded by the coding sequence ATGTTAATCGGAGTAGGACTTGGTCCCGGAGACCCTGAACTTTTAACCCTCAAAGCAGTGAATGTTTTGAAAAACAGCGATAAGGTATATGTGCCAGGCCGCCTGGCAAAAGATCTTGTGGCTCCTTACGCAGATGCCGAAATCCTTGAGTTTCCCATGATAAGGGATATTGAGGTCCTTAATTCTCTCTGGAAAGAAAATGCTGACAGGATAGCAGAAGAGGCAAGAGAAGGCAATGTAGCTTTCGGGCTTATAGGCGACCCAAACTTTTTCTCTACGTTTTCCCATCTCAAAAAAGTAATGCGCAAGCACTATCCAGATGTAGAACTTGCAACCATACCTGGCATAAGTTCGATCACGTCCTTTGCCGCCAGGACCGATGTTGCGGTTGAGAGCTCTTTTGAGGTCAGCGACGGTTCTGAAATAGGATATATGATTCACCTGAAGGCTACGAAACCGAAATCCATAGTTAAACAGCTTGAAACTGAAGGATATACGGAGTTTATCTTTGCAGAAAAACTCTTTTCGGACAACGAGCTCATAATCCGGAAGAAAGAAGAAATTCCGGAGAAGGGAAACTACTTCAGCATCATTTACGGAAAGAAATGA
- a CDS encoding cobalt-precorrin-4/precorrin-4 C(11)-methyltransferase, with protein MERKVYFVGAGPGNPKLITVLGREMLEKADLVMYAGSLVNPEVLNYTQGETVDSYGLTLEETTKIIADAVDAGKFVVRLHSGDPSLYGSVIEQMEELRKHDIEVERVAGVSSIFASSAALGTQLTLNGVSDTLIITRPAGKTLEKDLIPELSAYNTTMAIFLGTQKIREIMEKVRCPKDTPVAVVFHASWEDEEIITGTVEDIADKVKDAGIKRSAMIIIGGVVDPKNYRRSYLYGVAQEPL; from the coding sequence ATGGAAAGGAAAGTATATTTTGTGGGAGCAGGCCCGGGAAACCCGAAACTCATTACCGTACTTGGGCGTGAAATGCTTGAAAAAGCCGACCTTGTGATGTATGCTGGCTCTCTGGTAAACCCTGAGGTTCTTAATTACACGCAGGGAGAAACAGTGGATAGTTATGGATTAACCCTCGAAGAAACCACTAAAATAATTGCGGACGCTGTAGATGCAGGGAAATTCGTTGTTCGCCTTCACAGCGGAGATCCATCTCTTTATGGTTCTGTCATAGAGCAGATGGAAGAGCTCAGGAAACACGATATAGAAGTCGAAAGAGTTGCAGGGGTTTCCTCGATTTTTGCAAGCTCTGCGGCTCTTGGCACACAGTTGACTCTTAACGGCGTTTCAGATACTCTAATTATTACCCGTCCTGCCGGAAAAACCCTGGAAAAAGACCTTATCCCCGAGCTTTCTGCCTACAATACTACTATGGCAATCTTCCTTGGCACGCAAAAAATAAGGGAAATTATGGAAAAAGTCCGCTGCCCGAAGGATACGCCTGTTGCAGTAGTGTTTCACGCGTCCTGGGAGGACGAAGAAATCATCACCGGAACTGTGGAAGATATCGCAGACAAGGTGAAGGATGCAGGGATTAAACGTTCAGCAATGATAATTATCGGTGGGGTTGTTGACCCTAAAAATTACAGGAGGTCCTACCTATACGGAGTAGCCCAGGAACCGTTGTAA
- a CDS encoding cobalamin biosynthesis protein CbiG — MFEKAFKSYGAIIAVFATGIVVRDIAPLLDNKWYDPAVVVVDSNLNFAIPLLGGHHGANEIARKISELGAVPVLTTATEVHGKPSVEGIADRLGCEIFNKESTVAVNCALLETEIEVLNVKGPRIVVVDEDVSVLIRKQHKNVEIKDNNKGKQ; from the coding sequence ATATTCGAAAAGGCTTTTAAAAGCTATGGGGCAATAATTGCGGTTTTTGCCACAGGCATTGTGGTAAGAGACATTGCACCACTTCTCGATAATAAATGGTATGATCCTGCAGTGGTCGTAGTTGATTCAAACCTGAATTTCGCAATCCCACTGCTGGGGGGGCACCACGGCGCAAATGAAATTGCCCGCAAGATTTCTGAACTTGGAGCAGTTCCTGTGCTTACAACAGCGACCGAGGTTCACGGCAAACCTTCAGTAGAGGGTATTGCTGATAGGTTAGGCTGCGAAATCTTCAACAAAGAATCTACTGTAGCTGTAAACTGTGCTCTTCTTGAGACTGAAATAGAGGTCCTTAATGTTAAAGGGCCCCGAATTGTCGTCGTAGATGAAGATGTATCCGTACTGATAAGAAAACAGCATAAGAATGTAGAAATCAAAGACAACAATAAAGGTAAACAGTAA
- a CDS encoding cobalamin biosynthesis protein: MIVGIGTRRGITKEEVIEAVKQALDECGLSLGEITSFASAKLKENEQGLLEAGETLGIPVDFLPDEVLNSYSPPSASQASRFGLKGVAEPAALALSEEKQLICRKKIYGRVTIAIAR; this comes from the coding sequence ATGATTGTAGGAATAGGAACTCGCAGGGGCATTACGAAAGAAGAGGTCATTGAAGCCGTAAAACAGGCTCTCGATGAGTGCGGCCTGAGCCTGGGAGAAATTACATCTTTTGCTTCTGCGAAACTTAAGGAAAACGAACAAGGGCTTCTGGAAGCGGGAGAGACGCTTGGCATTCCGGTGGACTTTTTGCCGGATGAAGTGCTGAACAGCTATAGTCCTCCTTCAGCTTCCCAGGCTTCCCGATTTGGATTAAAAGGAGTTGCAGAACCTGCAGCTCTGGCACTTTCTGAAGAAAAACAATTGATTTGCAGGAAGAAAATCTATGGCAGAGTCACAATCGCAATCGCAAGATAA
- the cobJ gene encoding precorrin-3B C(17)-methyltransferase — MAESQSQSQDKATKGKLYIVGIGPGSVEQMTIRARDVILNADYVLGNGTYLDQIASLLGTQEVIRSYMGKEVDRARKAVELAKVATVAMISGGDTNVYGMAGIVLEVAEHQGLEVDIEILPGVTAILAGASMLGAPVVTDFAVISLSDLLTPWDVIEKRLNLAAEADFVMALYNPKSRKRQSNFSRAIEIIRQYKADSVPVGLVKNALRGDGEDRIVTTLGKVMEYEDWVDMSTTILIGNGDSRIWNSQKKDFIITPRGYQKKYDY; from the coding sequence ATGGCAGAGTCACAATCGCAATCGCAAGATAAGGCAACGAAAGGAAAACTTTACATCGTAGGGATTGGCCCAGGATCTGTAGAACAGATGACGATCAGAGCCAGAGATGTAATCCTTAATGCCGATTATGTACTCGGAAACGGTACTTACCTGGATCAGATAGCAAGCCTCCTCGGAACCCAGGAAGTAATCCGCAGCTATATGGGTAAAGAGGTGGACAGGGCAAGAAAAGCGGTGGAGCTTGCAAAAGTTGCAACTGTTGCCATGATCAGCGGCGGCGATACCAACGTATACGGTATGGCAGGCATTGTGCTTGAAGTTGCTGAACATCAAGGGCTTGAAGTTGATATAGAGATTCTTCCTGGAGTCACGGCAATTTTAGCTGGGGCAAGTATGCTAGGCGCACCTGTTGTGACAGACTTTGCAGTTATCAGCCTCAGTGACCTTCTGACTCCATGGGATGTAATTGAAAAACGACTTAATCTTGCTGCAGAAGCCGATTTTGTAATGGCTCTCTACAACCCGAAAAGCCGTAAGAGACAATCCAACTTTTCAAGAGCTATAGAAATTATCCGTCAGTACAAGGCCGATTCCGTGCCTGTGGGACTTGTGAAGAACGCTCTGAGGGGAGATGGTGAAGACAGGATAGTAACCACTCTTGGAAAAGTTATGGAATACGAAGATTGGGTAGATATGAGCACCACGATCCTTATTGGAAACGGAGATTCCAGAATATGGAATTCTCAAAAGAAAGATTTCATAATTACTCCCAGGGGGTATCAGAAAAAGTATGACTACTGA
- a CDS encoding precorrin-8X methylmutase produces the protein MTTEENANEKVGNLDNLEELTELTVDVNPELVSICKDSGARTEEAKAIYMKSRTMIQELIGNKTPEDRFRQRCVIATGDLSVADIMRFMHDPIPAGVEAIKKGAPIFVDINMVKAGITKTGHKSEIICVLDEDPNAEIAKRYGITRTSAGFLAARERLDGSIIAIGNAPSALIMVCKLIEKGVRPALIIGLPVGFVNAAESKEIVRNLKVPVPSISCVGTRGGTPMAVACVNELVAIARESEDARES, from the coding sequence ATGACTACTGAAGAGAATGCTAATGAAAAGGTAGGGAACCTCGACAATCTTGAAGAACTTACCGAGCTTACGGTTGATGTGAACCCCGAACTTGTAAGCATTTGTAAGGACTCCGGGGCAAGAACCGAAGAAGCAAAAGCCATCTATATGAAAAGCCGGACAATGATCCAGGAACTCATCGGCAACAAAACTCCTGAAGACCGCTTCCGCCAGCGCTGCGTTATTGCTACCGGAGACCTTTCTGTGGCAGATATCATGCGTTTCATGCATGACCCCATACCTGCAGGAGTAGAAGCTATCAAAAAGGGTGCCCCGATTTTCGTGGATATCAATATGGTAAAAGCCGGAATTACAAAGACAGGACACAAATCTGAAATTATTTGCGTGCTTGATGAAGACCCTAATGCTGAAATTGCTAAAAGGTACGGAATTACGCGCACATCAGCCGGCTTCCTTGCTGCCAGGGAGCGGCTAGATGGGAGTATTATTGCAATCGGAAATGCACCTTCTGCCCTTATTATGGTCTGCAAACTTATCGAAAAGGGTGTGAGACCAGCCCTTATTATCGGGCTTCCGGTAGGTTTTGTAAATGCAGCTGAATCTAAGGAAATAGTCAGAAACCTGAAAGTTCCTGTACCCTCTATTAGTTGTGTCGGGACAAGAGGCGGAACCCCAATGGCAGTTGCATGCGTAAATGAGCTTGTTGCAATCGCAAGAGAAAGTGAAGACGCGAGAGAAAGTTAA